A genome region from Prionailurus bengalensis isolate Pbe53 chromosome B4, Fcat_Pben_1.1_paternal_pri, whole genome shotgun sequence includes the following:
- the KICS2 gene encoding KICSTOR subunit 2, which translates to MGESIPLAAPVPVEQAVLETFFSHLGIFSYDKAKDNVDKEREANKSAGGSWLSLLAALAHLAAAEKVYHSLTYLGQKLGGQSFFSRKDSIRTIYTSLHNELKKVVTGRGALGGTAPHVEELLSHLSEQLCFFVQARMEIADFYEKMYTLSPQKFINAEELVGLLDTILKKYSSRFHHPILSPLESSFQLEVDVLSHLLKAQAQVSEWKFLPSLVNLHSAHTKLQTWGQIFEKQRETKKHLFGGQSQKAVQPPHLFLWLMKLKNMLLAKFSFYFHEALSRQTTPSEMKTLTAKANPDFFGKISSFIRKYDAANVSLIFDNRGSESFQGHGYHHPHSYREAPKGVDQYPAVVSLPSDRPVMHWPNVIMIMTDRMSDLNSLEKVVHFYDDKVQSTYFLTRPEPHFTIVVIFESKKSERDSHFISFLNELSLALKNPKVFASLKPGSKG; encoded by the exons ATGGGGGAGTCTATCCCGCTGGCCGCCCCGGTCCCGGTGGAACAGGCGGTGCTGGAGACGTTCTTCTCTCACCTGGGTATCTTCTCTTACGACAAGGCCAAGGACAATGTGGACAAGGAGCGAGAGGCCAACAAGAGCGCGGGGGGCAGCTGGCTGTCGCTGCTGGCGGCCTTGGCCCACCTGGCCGCGGCCGAGAAGGTCTATCACAGCCTCACCTACCTGGGGCAAAAACTAG GGGGCCAGTCCTTCTTCAGCAGGAAGGATTCCATCCGCACCATCTACACTTCCCTGCACAACGAGCTGAAGAAGGTGGTGACTGGCCGCGGGGCACTAGGTGGGACCGCCCCTCACGTGGAAGAACTGCTTTCCCACCTGTCAGAGCAGCTCTGCTTCTTCGTTCAGGCCCGGATGGAGATCGCGGACTTCTACGAGAAGATGTACACCCTCAGCCCGCAGAAGTTCATCAATGCTGAAGAGCTCGTTGGCCTCTTGGACACCATCCTCAAGAAGTACAGCTCCAG ATTTCACCACCCCATCCTCAGTCCTTTGGAAAGCAGTTTCCAGCTGGAAGTCGACGTCCTGAGTCATCTCCTGAAGGCCCAGGCTCAGGTCTCCGAGTGGAAGTTCCTCCCGTCTCTGGTGAACTTGCACAGTGCTCACACCAAGCTGCAGACTTGGGGCCAGATCTTTGAAAAGCAGCGGGAGACCAAGAAACATCTGTTTGGAGGGCAGTCTCAGAAGGCCGTTCAGCCCCCACACCTTTTCCTTTGGCTAATGAAACTCAAAAACATGCTTCTTGCCAAGTTTAGCTTTTACTTTCACGAGGCATTGAGCCGACAAACGactccttcagaaatgaaaacgTTGACTGCAAAAGCCAACCCAGACTTCTTTGGGAAGATTTCCAGCTTcatcaggaagtatgatgctgCCAATGTGTCCTTAATCTTTGACAACCGAGGTTCTGAGAGCTTTCAGGGTCACGGCTATCACCACCCCCATTCCTACAGAGAGGCCCCTAAGGGTGTGGACCAGTATCCAGCTGTGGTGTCTCTGCCCAGCGACAGGCCCGTCATGCACTGGCCCAATGTCATCATGATCATGACAGACCGCATGTCCGACCTGAACAGCTTGGAGAAAGTGGTCCACTTCTATGATGACAAAGTTCAGAGCACCTACTTCCTAACCCGCCCAGAACCTCACTTTACCATTGTTGTCATCTTTGAGTCAAAGAAATCTGAAAGAGACTCccactttatttccttcctcaatGAGCTCTCACTTGCCCTTAAGAACCCCAAAGTTTTTGCAAGTCTGAAACCTGGCTCCAAAGGCTAG